One part of the Brevinematales bacterium genome encodes these proteins:
- a CDS encoding DUF2723 domain-containing protein, translating to MANLIPPQGKSDTKRAGFGSRLFAVIIDILVLFFLSPVVNMILSSNFKFGLMLDIPAIGPVIYLTVYGALAILYFAIMESSAYQASVGQILMGIYAADNKTLTRLSFIKALLRSAAKVVTGWFGFVAIFFTADKQALHDTFSDSGVYRLEDKKDEKLFDSLYPRGYEPYQFKWFDWAIAAALLVITAIGYIQTVSPSVCAGDSGELTTAVYDMGACHPPGYPLYGIVGKLFTFLPFGDIAYRVNLFSAISAAASVFFIYLFLIKLLGLNRGRGKISLPIHIPAIAGSILFAFSATHWSQAVIGEVYALNAALVAALLYAMVIWYEEMVYFRKEKTLHFAERGTLLLAFIMGLSLTDHQLPLWFILTWLIVLVVITLLILISERPADFIKQMKERFFVIVGLVAVMAIAGYIFLTKAYFSRLIPKIAESPDTHLIILSIFLIPVFLTGYVIYSKYAHKGEGNWVDKFLEIFMQSFWLFIFAMSIYLYMVVRAQAVAPLPEPKPLSWGDTQSMDILFNHMLRKQYGLGGSNVSNFPGQISAVLELIVKQFHWINMIFAGIGLVYMAFKERVWFIYTLFSSVVFTLIMIAFVNFEVDPRTMSFQEVMYIQVFMLIAVYIAFGYQALIDLTMGAKKFLTGIKPAAAEIEGN from the coding sequence ATGGCTAACCTAATTCCTCCGCAGGGAAAGAGCGATACTAAACGGGCCGGATTCGGATCGCGGTTATTCGCGGTCATTATCGATATTCTGGTATTGTTCTTTTTAAGCCCTGTTGTCAACATGATCCTCTCGTCGAATTTTAAATTCGGCCTGATGCTCGATATTCCCGCGATAGGTCCGGTGATTTACCTGACAGTGTACGGCGCGCTCGCAATTCTCTATTTTGCGATTATGGAATCGTCTGCCTATCAGGCGTCGGTCGGCCAGATACTGATGGGGATTTATGCCGCCGATAATAAAACATTGACGCGCCTGAGCTTCATAAAAGCGCTTCTAAGAAGCGCCGCAAAGGTTGTGACCGGATGGTTCGGGTTTGTCGCCATCTTCTTCACCGCGGATAAACAGGCTCTGCATGATACATTCAGCGACTCAGGGGTATATCGTCTGGAAGACAAGAAGGACGAAAAACTGTTCGACTCGCTGTATCCCCGCGGATACGAACCGTACCAGTTCAAATGGTTCGACTGGGCTATCGCCGCCGCGCTTCTCGTGATTACCGCGATCGGCTATATCCAGACCGTATCCCCGTCGGTGTGCGCGGGAGACTCCGGCGAGTTGACTACCGCCGTATACGATATGGGCGCATGTCATCCTCCCGGATACCCGCTCTACGGGATAGTCGGGAAACTGTTCACGTTTTTACCGTTCGGTGACATCGCGTACAGGGTGAACCTGTTCTCCGCGATCTCCGCCGCGGCCTCCGTATTCTTTATTTACCTGTTTTTGATAAAACTGCTGGGATTGAACCGGGGGAGGGGTAAAATATCCCTTCCGATACATATACCCGCGATAGCGGGGTCGATCCTCTTCGCGTTCTCGGCCACACACTGGTCGCAGGCGGTTATCGGAGAAGTATACGCGCTGAACGCCGCGCTGGTCGCCGCGCTCCTGTACGCGATGGTTATCTGGTACGAGGAGATGGTCTATTTCCGTAAGGAGAAGACCCTGCATTTCGCCGAACGCGGCACGTTGTTATTGGCGTTCATTATGGGGCTTTCGCTGACCGACCATCAACTCCCGCTGTGGTTTATCCTGACATGGCTGATAGTTCTGGTGGTGATTACGCTACTTATCCTGATCTCCGAACGTCCCGCCGATTTTATCAAGCAGATGAAGGAACGTTTCTTCGTGATTGTCGGGCTGGTAGCGGTTATGGCGATAGCGGGATATATATTCCTTACTAAGGCATATTTCTCGCGTTTGATACCGAAGATTGCGGAATCGCCCGATACGCACCTGATAATCCTGTCGATCTTCCTGATACCGGTGTTCCTGACAGGATATGTTATCTATTCCAAATATGCCCATAAGGGTGAAGGAAACTGGGTTGACAAGTTCCTCGAGATATTTATGCAGAGCTTCTGGCTTTTCATATTCGCGATGTCGATCTACCTCTATATGGTGGTTCGCGCGCAGGCGGTTGCTCCGTTACCGGAGCCCAAGCCTCTGAGTTGGGGCGACACCCAGTCGATGGATATCCTGTTCAACCACATGCTGCGTAAGCAGTATGGATTGGGCGGCAGTAATGTATCCAACTTCCCCGGCCAGATCAGCGCGGTACTCGAACTGATCGTCAAGCAGTTCCATTGGATCAATATGATCTTCGCGGGCATCGGTCTGGTATATATGGCATTTAAGGAAAGGGTATGGTTCATCTACACCCTGTTCTCGTCGGTGGTGTTTACTCTGATCATGATCGCGTTCGTGAACTTCGAGGTCGACCCCCGTACGATGTCGTTCCAGGAAGTGATGTACATACAGGTATTTATGCTGATCGCGGTCTATATCGCGTTCGGGTATCAGGCGCTGATTGACCTGACGATGGGCGCTAAGAAGTTTCTAACGGGGATTAAACCCGCCGCGGCGGAGATAGAAGGGAACTAA
- a CDS encoding FkbM family methyltransferase, which produces MGLLKSAAKWVHRVLPDGNLKWKLSAMGYRAFYKKALKDFRYKDGIFTAVFNNGIEIKSVADFDPDAIISNLLNETLDPGSVAMDWGGHYGLVSVYMAKKVGPAGKVIAFEADPKNYGILKRNLELNGVDNVRAVDKGIFDATGWLEFYSGGGYTSSFQKTDYVEKDKNRFAVARIPVTTLDDMAEELHLNRINLIKIDIEGSELPALKGAEKTLRRCKPALLIETHVVDGKGTADDVIGFLRTVGYEKIIVEDTYYGLPFIRAL; this is translated from the coding sequence ATGGGGCTTTTGAAAAGTGCTGCTAAATGGGTTCACCGGGTATTGCCCGACGGGAACCTGAAATGGAAACTCTCCGCGATGGGTTACCGGGCGTTTTACAAGAAAGCCCTGAAGGATTTCCGTTATAAGGACGGCATCTTTACCGCCGTATTTAACAACGGTATCGAGATAAAAAGTGTCGCCGATTTCGACCCCGACGCGATTATCAGCAATCTGCTGAACGAGACGCTTGATCCGGGTTCGGTGGCGATGGACTGGGGCGGGCATTATGGACTGGTATCGGTCTATATGGCAAAAAAAGTCGGGCCCGCCGGGAAAGTGATCGCGTTCGAGGCAGACCCCAAGAACTACGGGATTCTCAAGCGGAATCTCGAATTGAACGGGGTCGATAACGTGCGCGCGGTGGATAAGGGGATATTCGACGCGACCGGATGGCTGGAATTTTATTCCGGCGGAGGGTATACGTCGTCGTTCCAGAAGACCGACTATGTAGAAAAGGATAAAAACCGGTTCGCGGTAGCGCGGATTCCGGTGACCACGTTAGACGATATGGCGGAGGAATTGCATCTGAACCGCATCAACCTCATCAAGATCGATATCGAGGGGAGCGAACTCCCCGCGTTGAAAGGGGCGGAAAAAACCCTCAGAAGGTGCAAACCCGCGCTTTTAATCGAGACGCATGTGGTGGACGGGAAAGGGACCGCGGACGATGTGATCGGGTTTTTACGCACTGTCGGGTATGAGAAAATTATAGTGGAAGACACCTATTACGGTTTGCCTTTCATTAGGGCGTTATAA
- a CDS encoding CBS domain-containing protein: MANELDEVNVMTIAHPKPQMVSKDTPLFKAADKMLRLKIHSVIVVDDESGGKLLGVLSSLDIVKTAFLSAEKAKNIPVGTLIEGQKPYFVYQEVNVRDVLNLMVDKGIRSLPILNDQDKVAGIITMSDVLRLVKEKLV, translated from the coding sequence ATGGCTAATGAATTGGATGAAGTGAATGTAATGACAATCGCGCATCCGAAGCCTCAGATGGTCTCGAAAGATACACCGTTATTCAAGGCTGCGGATAAGATGCTGCGTCTGAAAATTCACAGTGTCATTGTAGTTGATGATGAATCAGGGGGAAAACTTCTTGGGGTGCTTTCATCGCTCGATATCGTAAAGACAGCGTTCCTTTCCGCTGAAAAAGCAAAAAACATACCTGTCGGAACTCTGATCGAGGGGCAGAAGCCTTATTTTGTCTATCAGGAAGTCAATGTCCGCGACGTATTGAACCTGATGGTCGATAAGGGCATCCGAAGCCTGCCTATCCTGAACGATCAGGACAAGGTGGCGGGAATCATCACAATGTCCGATGTTTTGAGGCTGGTAAAGGAAAAATTGGTCTAG
- the metG gene encoding methionine--tRNA ligase: protein MAKYLVTSALIYANGPIHLGHMAGAYLPADIFVRYRRMNGDDVIHISGTDDHGVPITIRAEKEGLTPREVVDRYHKLIHDSYEKFGISFDNYSGTSRPKHYEISSKIFTDLYENGHILKKEEQQFYDEVSKRFLPDRYVEGTCPKCGYERARGDQCDKCGSLLNSLELINPRSILSNATPIIKSTTHWYLKLQDFEGKLVKWIEGNKHWKDNVRKYILGWIKKEGLHERAITRDLDWGIPVPLAEAKNKVLYVWFDAPIGYISSTVEWAERIGQPEKWREYWEGKDVKLVHFIGKDNIPFHAVIWPAVLMGQNAPYVLPYDIPANEYLTLEGEKISTSLNWAIWINEYLETFPPDPLRYFLAANAPETKDADFSWKSFQERNNEELANILGNFANRSLTFICNQMDNHIPKADYQKSDNELLDKAKGIVKDMTANFSNYKVREAAKQLMDIARLGNKYFDEMKPWELKKSDPARLDTVMNACVNLLRILSVAMYPILPFSAEKLWAMIAEPGKITHERWDTLAGKSAEPGRKLGELEILFVKYDDDVIKREIDKLIEKSNSKKQGDAKMEENVKTDAPSLMSIDDFKKFDIRVAEILHAEPLEKSKKLIRLKVKVGDIEKQILAGIKEFYAPDQLVGKKIIIINNLEPATLMGEKSEGMLLAASNGDRSALSLLTPDKEMESGGKIS from the coding sequence ATGGCTAAATACTTGGTCACCTCGGCGCTTATTTACGCGAACGGCCCTATCCATTTGGGTCATATGGCTGGGGCTTATCTGCCCGCCGATATTTTCGTCAGATACCGCCGGATGAATGGCGACGATGTAATTCATATCTCAGGCACCGACGATCACGGAGTCCCGATTACGATTCGCGCGGAAAAAGAAGGTCTTACTCCCCGCGAAGTCGTTGACCGTTATCATAAGCTTATTCACGACAGTTATGAGAAATTCGGGATATCGTTTGATAACTATTCCGGTACGTCGCGTCCCAAGCATTACGAAATATCCAGTAAAATATTTACCGATCTCTATGAGAACGGACATATCCTGAAAAAAGAAGAACAGCAATTCTACGATGAAGTTTCCAAGCGTTTCCTTCCCGACCGTTATGTCGAGGGGACATGCCCGAAATGCGGGTATGAGCGCGCGAGGGGCGACCAATGCGATAAATGCGGCTCGCTTCTCAATTCGCTCGAACTGATTAATCCGCGCAGTATACTTTCCAATGCCACCCCGATTATAAAATCCACGACCCATTGGTATCTCAAACTCCAGGATTTCGAGGGCAAACTCGTCAAGTGGATAGAGGGCAATAAGCATTGGAAGGATAATGTCCGTAAATATATCCTCGGATGGATCAAGAAAGAGGGTCTCCACGAGCGGGCGATCACGCGCGACCTCGATTGGGGTATTCCCGTGCCGTTGGCCGAAGCGAAGAACAAGGTGCTCTACGTCTGGTTCGACGCGCCGATCGGGTATATCTCATCTACCGTGGAGTGGGCGGAACGGATCGGCCAGCCCGAGAAATGGCGCGAGTACTGGGAAGGGAAGGACGTCAAGCTCGTGCATTTTATCGGAAAGGACAATATCCCGTTCCACGCGGTCATCTGGCCTGCGGTACTCATGGGGCAAAACGCCCCGTATGTTCTTCCCTACGATATACCCGCGAACGAATACCTGACGCTGGAAGGCGAAAAGATATCGACCTCGCTGAACTGGGCGATCTGGATCAACGAGTACCTCGAGACATTCCCGCCCGACCCGTTACGTTACTTCCTCGCGGCGAACGCGCCCGAAACGAAGGACGCCGATTTCTCATGGAAATCGTTCCAGGAACGCAACAATGAGGAACTCGCGAATATCCTCGGGAATTTCGCGAACCGTTCCCTGACTTTCATCTGTAACCAGATGGACAACCATATCCCTAAGGCCGACTACCAGAAGTCCGATAACGAGCTTTTGGATAAGGCGAAGGGAATCGTAAAAGATATGACTGCGAATTTCTCGAACTACAAGGTACGCGAAGCGGCGAAGCAGCTCATGGATATCGCGCGCCTCGGGAATAAATATTTCGACGAGATGAAGCCGTGGGAACTCAAGAAGTCCGATCCCGCGCGCCTCGATACGGTAATGAACGCGTGCGTCAACCTGCTGCGGATACTTTCGGTCGCGATGTACCCGATACTGCCGTTCTCGGCGGAGAAACTTTGGGCGATGATCGCCGAGCCGGGGAAGATCACCCACGAGCGTTGGGATACCCTCGCAGGGAAGTCCGCCGAACCGGGACGGAAGCTCGGCGAGCTCGAGATACTGTTCGTGAAGTACGACGACGATGTCATCAAACGGGAAATAGATAAACTCATTGAGAAATCCAATTCTAAAAAACAGGGTGATGCTAAGATGGAAGAGAATGTTAAAACGGATGCGCCGTCTCTGATGAGCATCGACGATTTCAAAAAATTCGACATCCGTGTGGCGGAAATCCTGCACGCGGAGCCGCTTGAAAAATCGAAGAAACTGATCAGGCTGAAGGTGAAGGTCGGCGATATCGAGAAGCAGATTCTCGCGGGCATCAAGGAATTCTATGCTCCCGACCAGCTTGTGGGAAAGAAAATTATCATCATCAATAATCTCGAACCTGCGACGCTGATGGGCGAGAAGTCGGAAGGGATGCTCCTCGCGGCATCCAACGGGGACAGGTCGGCGCTGTCGTTACTGACGCCTGATAAAGAAATGGAGAGCGGGGGAAAGATCAGCTAA